One genomic segment of [Phormidium] sp. ETS-05 includes these proteins:
- a CDS encoding photosystem II reaction center protein J, with amino-acid sequence MSEPGRIPLWIVATIAGLGVIVVVGLFFYGAYAGLGSAI; translated from the coding sequence GTGTCTGAACCAGGAAGAATTCCTTTATGGATTGTGGCAACGATCGCCGGTCTGGGCGTCATCGTAGTTGTGGGTCTGTTCTTCTATGGCGCCTACGCTGGCCTGGGTTCTGCCATCTAA
- a CDS encoding photosynthesis system II assembly factor Ycf48, producing the protein MKHYWQKVVALLGVVFLCVGCNYLPATSYNPWKVIQLPADVSVFDIAFTDDDQHGWLVGSKATLLETIDGGESWKQKQIEVDAETYRFNSVSFVGKEGWIVGTPPILLHSEDEGNSWSRIPLDEKLPGSPLEIVALGQKTAEMLTDVGAIYRTTDGAQTWKALVEEALGVIRNVDRSPDGKYIAVSSKGNFYSTWEPGQKAWVPHNRTSSRRLQNIGFGQDGRLWLIARGGQVQFTEPEDLETWTEPISPEFSTSWGFLDLAYRTPEEIWVTGGSGNLLSSFDGGKTWQKDREVEDVPSNFDQIVFLGQDRGFIMGQRGIILKYNPPGAAA; encoded by the coding sequence ATGAAACATTATTGGCAAAAAGTAGTTGCCCTATTAGGGGTGGTGTTTCTGTGCGTTGGCTGCAATTACTTGCCCGCCACGAGTTACAACCCCTGGAAAGTAATCCAACTACCCGCCGATGTCAGCGTGTTTGATATTGCTTTCACCGATGACGACCAGCATGGATGGTTGGTGGGAAGCAAAGCCACACTGCTAGAAACTATCGATGGTGGGGAAAGCTGGAAACAGAAGCAAATCGAGGTGGACGCGGAAACTTACCGGTTTAACTCGGTTAGCTTTGTGGGTAAAGAGGGATGGATTGTCGGTACACCGCCGATTTTGCTCCACAGCGAAGATGAGGGTAATTCTTGGTCCCGGATTCCTTTAGATGAGAAGTTGCCGGGAAGTCCCCTGGAAATTGTGGCTCTCGGTCAGAAAACGGCGGAGATGCTCACGGATGTGGGGGCAATTTACAGAACCACCGACGGAGCCCAGACTTGGAAGGCTTTGGTAGAGGAGGCTTTGGGGGTGATTCGCAATGTGGATCGATCGCCCGATGGCAAGTACATCGCCGTATCCTCTAAGGGTAATTTCTACTCTACTTGGGAACCAGGGCAGAAGGCTTGGGTGCCCCACAACCGCACCAGTTCCCGACGGCTGCAAAACATTGGTTTTGGCCAAGATGGTCGCCTGTGGTTAATCGCCCGAGGCGGTCAGGTGCAGTTCACCGAGCCCGAAGATTTGGAAACCTGGACTGAACCCATTAGCCCAGAGTTCTCGACTAGCTGGGGTTTTCTGGATTTGGCTTACCGCACCCCCGAAGAAATTTGGGTGACGGGCGGTAGTGGCAATTTGCTGTCCAGTTTTGATGGCGGTAAAACCTGGCAAAAAGACCGCGAGGTGGAAGATGTGCCCTCAAACTTCGACCAAATCGTGTTTTTAGGCCAAGACCGGGGATTTATTATGGGTCAGCGGGGTATTATTCTCAAATACAATCCCCCGGGGGCAGCGGCTTGA
- a CDS encoding NAD(P)H-quinone oxidoreductase subunit J: MAEENKPAANESETQIVEAGKISKWLTQNGFQHEALEKDHLGVEIIKVEPDFLIPLATALYAYGFNYLQCQCGYDAGPGEPLVSMYHLIKVSDDAVLPEEVRVKVFLPRENPRVPSVYWIWKAADFQERESYDMFGIIYEGHPNLKRILMSEDWVGWPLRKDYISPDFYELQDAY, translated from the coding sequence GTGGCTGAAGAAAACAAACCCGCCGCCAATGAGTCAGAAACCCAAATCGTCGAAGCCGGTAAAATCTCTAAGTGGCTCACCCAGAATGGCTTTCAACACGAAGCCCTGGAAAAAGACCACCTGGGAGTAGAAATCATCAAAGTTGAGCCCGATTTCCTCATCCCCCTGGCTACGGCTCTCTACGCTTATGGGTTTAACTACCTCCAATGTCAGTGTGGCTACGATGCTGGCCCCGGCGAGCCCTTAGTCAGTATGTACCACCTGATTAAAGTCAGCGATGATGCCGTCCTCCCCGAAGAAGTCCGCGTTAAAGTCTTTCTCCCCCGGGAAAACCCCAGAGTCCCCTCGGTTTACTGGATTTGGAAAGCCGCCGACTTCCAAGAACGGGAATCATACGATATGTTCGGCATCATCTATGAAGGTCATCCCAACCTGAAGCGGATTTTAATGTCAGAAGATTGGGTGGGTTGGCCCTTACGCAAGGATTACATCTCCCCCGATTTTTACGAGCTGCAAGACGCTTATTAA
- a CDS encoding photosystem II reaction center protein L: MPTRNTNPNNQPVELNRTSLYLGLLLIFVLGILFSSYFFN, translated from the coding sequence ATGCCAACTCGCAATACTAACCCCAACAATCAGCCAGTAGAACTCAATCGCACTTCTCTGTACTTGGGTCTGCTCCTGATTTTCGTCCTGGGTATTCTGTTTTCCAGCTACTTCTTTAACTAA
- the psbE gene encoding cytochrome b559 subunit alpha: protein MSGSTGERPFSDIITSIRYWVIHSVTIPALFIAGWLFVSTGLAYDAFGTPRPDEYFTQERQELPIVSDRMDSKQQLEILQGK from the coding sequence GTGTCAGGTTCTACTGGAGAGCGTCCGTTTTCGGATATTATTACGAGCATTCGTTATTGGGTGATTCACAGCGTGACGATTCCGGCGCTGTTTATTGCTGGCTGGCTGTTTGTTAGCACTGGCTTGGCTTATGACGCCTTTGGCACTCCCCGCCCGGATGAGTATTTCACTCAAGAAAGGCAGGAATTGCCGATCGTCAGCGATCGGATGGATTCCAAGCAACAGCTAGAAATCTTGCAAGGTAAATAG
- a CDS encoding NADH dehydrogenase subunit K yields MVMTFITQIPDKHIINPIERPEVTQELSENVVLTSLDDLYNWARLSSLWPLMYGTACCFIELAAMIGSRFDFDRFGLVPRCSPRQADLLITAGTITMKYAPTLVRLYEQMPEPKYVIAMGACTITGGMFSVDSPTAVRGVDKLIPVDLYIPGCPPRPEAIMDAIVKLRKKVANESILERAKLQQTHRYHTTTHQMKTVEPILTGKYLEMETRQNPPKELTEAMGMPVPPALKSAQKETVKRG; encoded by the coding sequence ATGGTCATGACTTTTATCACCCAAATCCCCGATAAACACATCATCAACCCGATCGAACGACCCGAAGTCACTCAAGAACTCTCGGAAAACGTCGTTCTCACCTCCCTTGATGACCTCTATAACTGGGCCCGCCTGTCCAGTTTGTGGCCCCTGATGTACGGCACTGCCTGCTGTTTCATCGAATTGGCCGCCATGATTGGCTCTCGGTTCGACTTTGACCGGTTTGGTCTGGTCCCCCGCTGCAGCCCCCGGCAAGCGGACCTGCTCATCACTGCTGGCACTATCACCATGAAGTACGCCCCCACCTTGGTGCGTCTTTATGAGCAGATGCCCGAGCCGAAATATGTGATTGCGATGGGCGCCTGCACCATCACCGGCGGGATGTTCAGTGTGGATTCGCCTACTGCTGTGCGCGGTGTGGATAAACTCATCCCCGTGGACCTCTATATCCCCGGTTGCCCTCCCCGTCCCGAGGCGATTATGGATGCGATCGTCAAGCTGCGCAAAAAGGTCGCCAACGAATCCATCCTCGAAAGAGCCAAACTCCAGCAAACCCACCGCTACCACACCACCACCCACCAGATGAAAACCGTTGAACCCATCCTCACCGGTAAATATCTGGAAATGGAAACCCGGCAAAATCCACCCAAAGAACTCACCGAAGCAATGGGAATGCCCGTACCCCCCGCCCTGAAATCAGCACAAAAGGAGACCGTCAAACGTGGCTGA
- the ndhC gene encoding photosynthetic/respiratory NAD(P)H-quinone oxidoreductase subunit C translates to MFVLSGYEYFLGFLLVCSLVPAIALGASKLLRPQGGSPQRATTYESGVEPIGGAWIQFNIRYYMFALVFVIFDVETVFLYPWAVAFHKLGLLAFIEALIFISILVIALVYAWRKGALEWS, encoded by the coding sequence GTGTTTGTCCTTAGTGGCTACGAGTATTTTCTCGGTTTCCTGCTGGTTTGCAGCCTAGTGCCAGCGATCGCTCTTGGTGCCTCGAAGCTGCTCCGCCCCCAAGGCGGCAGCCCACAGCGAGCCACCACCTACGAGTCCGGCGTTGAACCGATCGGCGGCGCCTGGATCCAGTTCAACATCCGCTACTACATGTTCGCCCTGGTATTCGTCATCTTCGATGTCGAGACAGTTTTTCTGTACCCCTGGGCCGTAGCATTCCATAAACTCGGACTTCTGGCTTTCATCGAAGCCCTGATTTTCATCTCCATCCTGGTTATTGCTCTGGTTTACGCATGGCGCAAAGGCGCTTTGGAATGGTCATGA
- a CDS encoding rubredoxin, giving the protein MSSAEVETPNLDRYECRACGYVYEPTKGDARGKVPAGTPFTELTLTWRCPVCGAKPAAFSNIGPAGSAEGFKENYGFGLGVNSLSSNQKSLLIFGALALGVIFFLSLYGLQ; this is encoded by the coding sequence ATGAGTAGCGCCGAAGTTGAAACCCCAAATTTAGATAGATACGAGTGCCGCGCCTGCGGCTACGTCTATGAACCCACCAAGGGCGACGCCCGAGGCAAAGTGCCAGCCGGGACGCCGTTTACCGAGCTGACCCTCACCTGGCGATGCCCGGTATGTGGTGCCAAGCCAGCCGCTTTCAGCAATATCGGTCCGGCGGGCTCGGCAGAGGGATTTAAAGAAAATTACGGTTTCGGGTTGGGGGTGAATTCCCTCTCCTCAAACCAAAAGAGCTTGCTGATTTTTGGCGCCTTGGCTCTGGGGGTTATTTTCTTTCTCAGCCTGTACGGCTTGCAGTAA
- the psbF gene encoding cytochrome b559 subunit beta gives MATQNPNQPVSYPIFTVRWLAVHTLAVPTIFFLGAIAAMQFIQR, from the coding sequence ATGGCAACTCAAAACCCCAATCAGCCGGTGTCATATCCGATTTTTACGGTACGCTGGCTGGCAGTACATACTCTAGCGGTGCCCACGATTTTCTTCTTGGGAGCGATCGCGGCTATGCAGTTTATTCAACGCTAG